A portion of the Jaculus jaculus isolate mJacJac1 chromosome 5, mJacJac1.mat.Y.cur, whole genome shotgun sequence genome contains these proteins:
- the LOC123460951 gene encoding basic proline-rich protein-like has translation MKPKGNFLLYAQLFSGLCGKTEECPHHQAKTPARSSARVLPRSPHPAPTPRSFLSARPPAVTPPGTHAPLAPQRASSRGHPTRHPRPARSSARVLPRSPHPAPTPRSLLSARPPAVTPPGTHARSFLSARPPAVTPPGTHAPLAPQRASSRGHPTRHPRPARSSARVLPRSPHPAPTPRSLLSARPPAVTPPGTHAPLAPQRASSHGHPTRHPRPARSSARVLPRSPHPAPTPARSSARVLPRSPHPAPTPRSLLSARPPAVTPPGTHAPLAPQGASPRGHPTRHPRPARSSARVLPRSPHPAPTPRSLLSARPPAVTPPGTHAPLAPQRASSRGHPTGTHAPLAPQRASSRGHPIRHPRPARSSARVLPRSPHPASTPRSLLSARPPAVTPPGIHAPLAAQSVSSRGHPIRHHAPLAPQRASSRGHPTRHPRPARSSARVLPRSPHQAPTPRSFLSARPPTVTPPGTHAPLAPQRASSRGHPTRHPRPARSSARVLPRSPHPAPTPRSLLSARPPAVTPPGTHAPLAPQRASSRGHHTRHPRPARSSERVLPRSPHPAPTPRSLLRERPPAVTPPGTHAPLAPQRASSRGHPTRHPRPARSSARVLPRSPHPAPTPRSLLSARPPAVTPPGTHAPLAPQRASSRGHPTRHPRPARSSERVLPRSHHPAPTPRSLLSARPPAVTQPGTHAPLAPQGASPRGHPTRHPRPARSSARVLPRSPHPASTPRSLLSARPPAVTPPGIHAPLAPQGASPRGHPTRHPRPARSSARVLPRSPHPAPTPRSLLSARPPAVSPRAPTPRSLLSARPPAVTPPGTHAPLAPQRASSRGHPTRHPRPARSSERVLPRSPHPAPTPRSLLRARPPAVTPPGTHAPLAPQRASSRGHPTRHPRPARSSESVLPRSPHPAPTPRSLLSARPPAVTPPGTHAPLAPQRASSRGHPTRHPRPARTSARVLPRSPHPAPTPRSLLRARPPAVTPPGTHAPLAPQRASSRGHPTRHPRPARSSARVLPRSPHPAPTPRSLLRARPPAVTPPGTHAPLVPQRASSRGHPTRHPRPARCSARVLPRSPHPAPTPARSLLSARPPAVTPPGTHAPLAPQRASSRGHPTRHPRPARSSERVLPRSPHPAPTPRSLLSARPPAVTPPGTHAPLAPQRASSRGHPTRHPRPARSSERVLPRSPHPAPTPRSLLSARPPAVTPPGTHAPLAPQGASPRGHPTRHPRPARSSARVLPRSPHGHPRPARSSERVLPRSPHPAPTPRPLF, from the coding sequence ATGAAACCCAAAGGTAATTTCCTGCTCTATGCTCAGCTCTTCAGTGGCCTGTGTGGAAAGACTGAAGAGTGTCCCCACCACCAAGCAAAGACGCCCGCTCGCTCCTCAGCGCGCGTCCTCCCGCGGTCACCCCACCCGGCACCCACGCCCCGCTCGTTCCTCAGCGCGCGTCCTCCCGCGGTCACCCCACCCGGCACCCACGCCCCGCTCGCTCCTCAGCGCGCGTCCTCCCGCGGTCACCCCACCCGGCACCCACGCCCCGCTCGCTCCTCAGCGCGCGTCCTCCCACGGTCACCCCACCCGGCACCCACGCCCCGCTCGCTCCTCAGCGCGCGTCCTCCCGCGGTCACCCCACCCGGCACCCACGCCCGCTCGTTCCTCAGCGCGCGTCCTCCCGCGGTCACCCCACCCGGCACCCACGCCCCGCTCGCTCCTCAGCGCGCGTCCTCCCGCGGTCACCCCACCCGGCACCCACGCCCCGCTCGCTCCTCAGCGCGCGTCCTCCCACGGTCACCCCACCCGGCACCCACGCCCCGCTCGCTCCTCAGCGCGCGTCCTCCCGCGGTCACCCCACCCGGCACCCACGCCCCGCTCGCTCCTCAGCGCGCGTCCTCCCACGGTCACCCCACCCGGCACCCACGCCCCGCTCGCTCCTCAGCGCGCGTCCTCCCGCGGTCACCCCACCCGGCACCCACGCCCGCTCGTTCCTCAGCGCGCGTCCTCCCGCGGTCACCCCACCCGGCACCCACGCCCCGCTCGCTGCTCAGCGCGCGTCCTCCCGCAGTCACCCCACCCGGCACCCACGCCCCGCTCGCTCCTCAGGGCGCGTCCCCCCGCGGTCACCCCACCCGGCACCCACGCCCCGCTCGCTCCTCAGCGCGTGTCCTCCCGCGGTCACCCCACCCGGCACCCACGCCCCGCTCGCTCCTCAGCGCGCGTCCTCCCGCGGTCACCCCACCCGGCACCCACGCCCCGCTCGCTCCTCAGCGCGCGTCCTCCCGCGGTCACCCCACGGGCACCCACGCCCCGCTCGCTCCTCAGCGCGCGTCCTCCCGCGGTCACCCCATCCGGCACCCACGCCCCGCTCGCTCCTCAGCGCGCGTCCTCCCGCGGTCACCCCACCCGGCATCCACGCCCCGCTCGCTGCTCAGCGCGCGTCCTCCCGCAGTCACCCCACCCGGCATCCACGCCCCGCTCGCTGCTCAGAGCGTGTCCTCCCGCGGTCACCCCATCCGGCACCACGCCCCGCTCGCTCCTCAGCGCGCGTCCTCCCGCGGTCACCCCACCCGGCACCCACGCCCCGCTCGCTCCTCAGCGCGCGTCCTCCCGCGGTCACCCCACCAGGCACCCACGCCCCGCTCGTTCCTCAGCGCGCGTCCTCCCACGGTCACCCCACCCGGCACCCACGCCCCGCTCGCTCCTCAGCGCGCGTCCTCCCGCGGTCACCCCACCCGGCACCCACGCCCCGCTCGTTCCTCAGCGCGCGTCCTCCCGCGGTCACCCCACCCGGCACCCACGCCCCGCTCGCTCCTCAGCGCGCGTCCTCCCGCGGTCACCCCACCCGGCACCCACGCCCCGCTCGCTCCTCAGAGAGCGTCCTCCCGTGGTCACCACACCAGGCACCCACGCCCCGCTCGCTCCTCAGAGCGCGTCCTCCCGCGGTCACCCCACCCGGCACCCACGCCCCGCTCGCTCCTCAGAGAGCGTCCTCCCGCGGTCACCCCACCCGGCACCCACGCCCCGCTCGCTCCTCAGAGAGCGTCCTCCCGCGGTCACCCCACCCGGCACCCACGCCCCGCTCGCTCCTCAGCGCGCGTCCTCCCGCGGTCACCCCACCCGGCACCCACGCCCCGCTCGCTCCTCAGCGCGCGTCCTCCCGCGGTCACCCCACCCGGCACCCACGCCCCGCTCGCACCTCAGCGCGCGTCCTCCCGCGGTCACCCCACCCGGCACCCACGCCCCGCTCGCTCCTCAGAGCGCGTCCTCCCGCGGTCACACCACCCGGCACCCACGCCCCGCTCGCTCCTCAGCGCGCGTCCTCCCGCGGTCACCCAACCCGGCACCCACGCCCCGCTCGCTCCTCAGGGCGCGTCCCCCCGCGGTCACCCCACCCGGCACCCACGCCCCGCTCGCTCCTCAGCGCGCGTCCTCCCGCGGTCACCCCACCCGGCATCCACGCCCCGCTCGCTGCTCAGCGCGCGTCCTCCCGCAGTCACCCCACCCGGCATCCACGCCCCGCTCGCTCCTCAGGGCGCGTCCCCCCGCGGTCACCCCACCCGGCACCCACGCCCCGCTCGCTCCTCAGCGCGCGTCCTCCCGCGGTCACCCCACCCGGCACCCACGCCCCGCTCGCTCCTCAGCGCGCGTCCTCCCGCGGTCTCCCCACGGGCACCCACGCCCCGCTCGCTCCTCAGCGCGCGTCCTCCCGCGGTCACCCCACCCGGCACCCACGCCCCGCTCGCTCCTCAGCGCGCGTCCTCCCGCGGTCACCCCACCCGGCACCCACGCCCCGCTCGTTCCTCAGAGCGCGTCCTCCCGCGGTCACCCCACCCGGCACCCACGCCCCGCTCGCTCCTCAGAGCGCGTCCTCCCGCGGTCACCCCACCCGGCACCCACGCCCCGCTCGCTCCTCAGAGAGCGTCCTCCCGCGGTCACCCCACCCGGCACCCACGCCCCGCTCGCTCCTCAGAGAGCGTCCTCCCGCGGTCACCCCACCCGGCACCCACGCCCCGCTCGCTCCTCAGCGCGCGTCCTCCCGCGGTCACCCCACCCGGCACCCACGCCCCGCTCGCTCCTCAGCGCGCGTCCTCCCGCGGTCACCCCACCCGGCACCCACGCCCCGCTCGCACCTCAGCGCGCGTCCTCCCGCGGTCACCCCACCCGGCACCCACGCCCCGCTCGCTCCTCAGAGCGCGTCCTCCCGCGGTCACCCCACCCGGCACCCACGCCCCGCTCGCTCCTCAGCGCGCGTCCTCCCGCGGTCACCCCACCCGGCACCCACGCCCCGCTCGTTCCTCAGCGCGCGTCCTCCCGCGGTCACCCCACCCGGCACCCACGCCCCGCTCGCTCCTCAGGGCGCGTCCCCCCGCGGTCACCCCACCCGGCACCCACGCCCCGCTCGTTCCTCAGCGCGCGTCCTCCCGCGGTCACCCCACCCGGCACCCACGCCCCGCTCGCTGCTCAGCGCGCGTCCTCCCGCGGTCACCCCACCCGGCACCCACGCCCGCTCGCTCGCTCCTCAGCGCGCGTCCTCCCGCGGTCACCCCACCCGGCACCCACGCCCCGCTCGCTCCTCAGAGAGCGTCCTCCCGCGGTCACCCCACCCGGCACCCACGCCCCGCTCGCTCCTCAGAGCGCGTCCTCCCGCGGTCACCCCACCCGGCACCCACGCCCCGCTCGCTCCTCAGCGCGCGTCCTCCCGCGGTCACCCCACCCGGCACCCACGCCCCGCTCGCACCTCAGCGCGCGTCCTCCCGCGGTCACCCCACCCGGCACCCACGCCCCGCTCGCTCCTCAGAGCGCGTCCTCCCGCGGTCACCCCACCCGGCACCCACGCCCCGCTCGCTCCTCAGCGCGCGTCCTCCCGCAGTCACCCCACCCGGCACCCACGCCCCGCTCGCTCCTCAGGGCGCGTCCCCCCGCGGTCACCCCACCCGGCACCCACGCCCCGCTCGTTCCTCAGCGCGCGTCCTCCCGCGGTCACCCCACGGGCACCCACGCCCCGCTCGCTCCTCAGAGCGTGTCCTCCCGCGGTCACCCCACCCAGCACCCACGCCCCGTCCGCTCTTCTGA